A region of Candidatus Krumholzibacteriia bacterium DNA encodes the following proteins:
- a CDS encoding prephenate dehydrogenase/arogenate dehydrogenase family protein has product MAEEDLDTLRERIRELDLHLVALVAERVGLARQVGELKRLQKRATVDYAQERVVLERARAAAAQRGLDPAVAEDLLAGLIRASVTAQDADSLRLAAVGAGKSAVVVGGAGRMGRWFARFLSAQGYTTGSLDPAAAPEENDWAHQALPAAELVVCSTPPAATAALYADWVRKPPAGVVVDIASIKTPLLEPIRALQRAGGRVASIHPMFGPSIFLLRDADLVICDTGDREAAAAVERLFQPTTAHLVHLPLADHDRVMADLLSLAHATAIAFALTLPETEHPVRSTTFQALESLAAAVVRESPDVYYEIQTMNPHSAEALERLRSALDRIVGAVAARDAGGFRALLEEGQRRTVVERPSRPAAT; this is encoded by the coding sequence GTGGCGGAAGAAGACCTGGACACATTACGAGAGCGCATTCGGGAGCTCGATCTGCATCTCGTGGCGCTGGTGGCGGAGCGCGTGGGGTTGGCCAGGCAGGTGGGGGAGCTCAAGCGCCTGCAGAAGCGTGCGACGGTGGACTACGCGCAAGAGAGAGTGGTGCTGGAGCGCGCCCGTGCCGCTGCCGCCCAGCGTGGGCTCGATCCGGCGGTGGCGGAGGATCTCCTGGCGGGGCTCATCCGCGCCTCGGTGACCGCGCAGGATGCGGACAGTTTGCGCCTTGCCGCCGTGGGCGCGGGCAAGAGCGCCGTGGTGGTCGGCGGTGCCGGCCGCATGGGCCGCTGGTTCGCCCGCTTCCTCTCGGCGCAGGGCTACACCACCGGTTCCCTCGATCCGGCGGCGGCGCCGGAAGAAAACGACTGGGCCCATCAGGCATTGCCCGCAGCGGAGCTCGTCGTTTGTTCCACGCCACCGGCAGCCACCGCGGCGCTGTACGCCGATTGGGTCAGGAAGCCGCCCGCCGGAGTGGTGGTCGACATCGCCAGCATCAAGACACCGCTCCTCGAGCCGATCCGCGCTCTCCAGCGGGCCGGCGGCCGCGTCGCCTCGATCCATCCGATGTTCGGACCCAGCATCTTCCTGCTGCGCGATGCCGACCTGGTGATCTGCGACACCGGCGATCGTGAAGCGGCGGCGGCGGTGGAGCGACTCTTCCAGCCCACCACGGCCCACCTCGTGCACCTGCCGCTCGCCGACCACGACCGCGTCATGGCAGATCTCTTGAGCCTCGCACATGCCACAGCCATCGCCTTCGCCCTCACCTTGCCGGAAACCGAGCATCCGGTGCGCAGCACGACCTTCCAAGCTCTCGAGTCGCTCGCGGCCGCCGTCGTGCGCGAGAGCCCGGATGTCTACTACGAGATCCAAACGATGAATCCGCACTCGGCGGAGGCGCTCGAACGGCTGCGGTCGGCGCTGGATCGCATCGTCGGCGCGGTGGCAGCTCGCGACGCGGGCGGCTTCCGTGCTCTGCTCGAGGAAGGGCAGCGGCGGACGGTGGTGGAGCGACCCTCGCGGCCGGCTGCAACCTAG
- a CDS encoding metal ABC transporter permease produces MEALGMPFFRTALFAILVLGGIHAYLGFHVVRRGVIFVDLALAQMAALGVALAVAVEHHEDPVAAYSLPLAMTLVGAACFAWLRSQERRVPLEAFIGIVFATAQAAVFLVLEKSPSGPEHLKETLVGTLYTVDPRHLLQTAMLYAVIGGAHLLLRRPFFEITNDPEGARVRGRRLFLWDFVFYALFGVVVTSSVRIAGVLLVFGLLVIPAVAGLLTTGRTLPALAMGWSFAFVASFAGLLASLRWDMPAAPSILISLTLFLGLHGIVLRLRRG; encoded by the coding sequence ATGGAAGCGCTCGGCATGCCGTTCTTCCGTACTGCGCTTTTCGCCATCCTGGTCCTCGGGGGCATCCATGCCTATCTGGGGTTCCACGTCGTGCGGCGAGGGGTCATCTTCGTGGATCTGGCGCTGGCGCAGATGGCGGCGCTCGGTGTGGCCTTGGCAGTCGCCGTCGAGCACCACGAGGATCCGGTGGCGGCCTACTCGCTCCCGCTGGCCATGACGCTGGTCGGGGCGGCGTGTTTCGCGTGGCTGCGCAGCCAGGAACGGCGCGTCCCTCTGGAGGCGTTCATCGGCATCGTCTTCGCCACCGCTCAGGCCGCGGTGTTCCTGGTCCTAGAGAAGAGCCCATCGGGGCCGGAGCACCTGAAGGAAACCCTCGTCGGCACGCTCTACACCGTGGATCCGCGGCACCTGCTGCAAACGGCCATGTTGTACGCGGTGATCGGTGGCGCGCACCTCCTCCTGCGCCGGCCGTTCTTCGAGATCACCAACGATCCCGAAGGCGCACGTGTCCGCGGCCGCCGGTTGTTCCTCTGGGACTTCGTCTTCTATGCTCTCTTTGGCGTCGTGGTCACGTCCTCGGTGCGGATTGCAGGCGTGCTGCTGGTCTTCGGACTCCTGGTCATTCCGGCGGTGGCCGGTTTGTTGACCACAGGACGCACGCTCCCGGCACTCGCCATGGGCTGGAGCTTCGCGTTCGTTGCCAGCTTCGCCGGTCTCCTGGCCTCCCTGCGCTGGGACATGCCGGCAGCGCCGAGCATCCTCATCTCGCTCACGTTGTTCCTGGGTCTCCATGGCATCGTGCTCCGACTGCGAAGGGGTTGA
- a CDS encoding metal ABC transporter substrate-binding protein, which yields MSLNHSRRRGNPEGNRCSHSWHLGFVLIVGVLVCFAAGPAAAKVLVAASTTDLASIASSVGGDLVEVVAIGRPNADPHRVEVLPSYMVRVSRARIYLKVGLWLDQWADQIIDGSHNNDLVIVDCSRGIPVLEKPTGKVDASMGDVHPDGNPHYWLDPRNGSIVAHTIAEALSRFDPAHASEYAAGSERFAKEMEALVQHGERALAGIPSRDIITFHRSWSYFANTFGLNVVSTMEPIPGIPPTGKHLQDLVSVIKERKVTVALQEPYFSEDAGKFLARETGIRIVRIAAACDDTAAGSYASHFEALFALLSGNAAAGQP from the coding sequence ATGAGCTTGAATCACTCCAGGCGCCGCGGGAACCCCGAGGGGAACCGCTGTAGCCACTCTTGGCACCTCGGATTCGTCCTCATCGTCGGAGTGCTGGTGTGCTTCGCCGCCGGCCCGGCGGCTGCGAAGGTTCTCGTCGCGGCCTCGACCACCGATCTCGCCTCCATCGCCTCCAGCGTGGGCGGGGATCTGGTCGAGGTCGTTGCGATAGGACGCCCGAACGCGGACCCGCACCGCGTCGAGGTTCTGCCTTCTTATATGGTGCGGGTGTCACGGGCGCGCATCTATCTCAAGGTGGGGCTGTGGCTGGATCAGTGGGCGGACCAGATCATCGACGGCTCGCACAACAATGACCTGGTCATCGTGGATTGTTCCCGCGGTATTCCTGTCCTGGAAAAACCCACCGGCAAGGTGGACGCCTCGATGGGCGACGTGCACCCCGACGGCAACCCGCACTACTGGCTCGACCCGCGCAATGGGAGCATCGTGGCGCACACGATCGCCGAGGCATTGTCGCGTTTCGATCCGGCGCACGCCAGCGAGTACGCGGCAGGGAGTGAGCGCTTCGCCAAGGAAATGGAAGCGTTAGTGCAGCATGGCGAGCGGGCCCTGGCGGGGATCCCGAGCCGCGACATCATCACCTTCCATCGTTCCTGGAGCTACTTCGCCAATACCTTCGGCCTGAATGTGGTGTCGACGATGGAGCCCATCCCGGGCATCCCACCGACCGGAAAGCACTTGCAGGACCTGGTCAGCGTCATCAAGGAGCGCAAGGTGACGGTGGCGCTGCAGGAGCCGTACTTCTCCGAGGACGCCGGCAAGTTCCTGGCCCGTGAGACAGGAATTCGCATCGTCAGGATCGCCGCCGCCTGCGACGACACCGCCGCCGGCAGCTACGCCTCGCATTTCGAGGCGCTCTTCGCCCTTCTGTCGGGCAACGCCGCGGCGGGGCAGCCATGA
- a CDS encoding Fur family transcriptional regulator, translating to MTPIAHGDDNSGAERSPEERLREHLKSRNLRITPERLTVLHGAMTQSGHFDAEELLEALRRSNRPVSRATLYRTLDHLAEAGLVKRHHFQEGHARFESNFNRAHHDHMVCERCGQVIEFVSEQIEALQEEICEQHGFRAHGHVHQIFGLCKDCQAEHS from the coding sequence TTGACTCCCATAGCGCACGGCGACGACAACAGCGGCGCGGAGCGCAGCCCCGAGGAACGACTGCGCGAACACCTGAAATCGCGCAACCTGCGCATAACGCCGGAACGCCTCACAGTGCTGCACGGCGCCATGACGCAATCCGGTCATTTCGACGCCGAAGAGCTCCTGGAGGCGCTGCGGCGCTCCAACCGTCCGGTGAGCCGCGCCACTCTCTACCGCACTCTGGACCATCTGGCGGAAGCCGGGCTCGTCAAGCGCCATCACTTCCAAGAAGGACACGCCCGCTTCGAGAGCAACTTCAACCGGGCCCATCACGATCACATGGTGTGCGAGCGCTGCGGCCAGGTGATCGAATTCGTGAGCGAGCAGATCGAGGCGCTGCAGGAAGAGATCTGCGAGCAGCACGGCTTCCGTGCCCACGGACACGTGCACCAGATCTTCGGCCTCTGCAAAGACTGCCAGGCGGAGCATTCGTGA
- the feoB gene encoding ferrous iron transport protein B: protein MSTAVEKQSSLAFHPRVVLVGNPNVGKSVLFGALTRRYVTVSNYPGTTVTVTRGSMRLDGHQLEVLDTPGVNSLVPTSEDEEVTRDILLRQEPGALVQVADAKNLRRALILSVQIAELGLPFALDLNMMDEAGDQGLHLDRAGLEALLGVRVLATVAVRRKGLDELRDALLEQRRSTFQVRYPESIEAAIQEMEGHLPQTHLQRRGLALTLLAGDTTLLPWLESHTSAADLQVLDGIRTRTQALLREPLSTVIHRHRLLAIDAVLRQVERRPSRRVGSLLDTLGSWSMHPVWGIPVLLVVLWGMYQFVGVFGAGTLVDLLETKLFGNVLSPWAMRAADFVFPFPHTHALAQGVLLPQYTHGVLGSGQEVLRFFHDLLVGPYGQITMALSYSIALILPIVSTFFLAFGILEDSGYLPRLAVMVNRLFRSMGLNGKAVLPMVLGLGCDTMATLTTRILETRKERILVTLLLALAVPCSAQLGVILGMMRSLSLAATLVWAGCTLLVLFLVGWTAARVVPGRASDFVLELPPIRRPQLSNLGVKTMARIEWYLREAVPLFLFGTLLLFVLQAMHALQVIERLSAPLVVGILGLPERAAEAFLIGFLRRDYGAAGLYDMARDGQMDSVQLVVSMVTITLFVPCVANFLIMLKERGVRTALVMVAFIVPFAFVVGGALNLSLRALGVHF, encoded by the coding sequence GTGAGCACAGCGGTCGAGAAACAGTCGTCGCTCGCCTTCCACCCCCGGGTCGTCCTGGTGGGGAACCCCAACGTGGGGAAAAGCGTGCTCTTCGGCGCCCTCACCCGGCGCTACGTCACGGTGTCCAATTATCCCGGGACGACGGTGACGGTGACGCGCGGTTCCATGCGTCTCGACGGGCACCAGCTCGAGGTCCTCGACACCCCCGGCGTCAACAGCCTGGTGCCGACCTCGGAGGACGAGGAAGTCACCCGCGACATTCTCCTGCGCCAAGAGCCTGGCGCGCTGGTGCAGGTGGCGGACGCCAAGAACCTGCGCCGCGCCCTCATCCTGAGCGTGCAGATCGCCGAGCTCGGCCTGCCCTTCGCCCTCGACCTGAACATGATGGACGAGGCCGGCGATCAAGGTTTGCACCTCGATCGCGCCGGACTCGAGGCGTTGCTCGGCGTCCGCGTCCTGGCCACGGTGGCGGTGCGCCGCAAGGGACTCGACGAGCTGCGCGACGCTCTCCTCGAACAGCGCCGCTCCACCTTCCAGGTGCGTTATCCCGAAAGCATCGAGGCCGCGATCCAGGAGATGGAAGGGCACCTGCCACAGACGCATTTGCAGCGGCGCGGCCTCGCCCTCACGCTGCTCGCCGGCGACACCACGCTCCTCCCCTGGCTGGAATCACACACGAGTGCCGCCGACCTGCAAGTCCTGGACGGCATCCGCACCAGGACGCAGGCGCTGTTGCGCGAGCCCTTGAGCACCGTGATCCACCGCCACCGCCTGCTGGCGATCGACGCCGTGCTGCGCCAGGTGGAACGGCGCCCGAGCCGGCGCGTCGGCTCGCTCCTCGACACGCTCGGCAGCTGGAGCATGCATCCCGTTTGGGGCATCCCCGTGCTCCTCGTGGTGCTGTGGGGCATGTACCAATTCGTCGGCGTCTTCGGTGCCGGTACACTGGTGGATCTCCTGGAGACGAAGCTCTTCGGCAACGTGCTCTCGCCTTGGGCGATGCGGGCCGCCGACTTCGTCTTTCCCTTCCCGCACACCCACGCCCTGGCGCAAGGCGTACTCCTGCCGCAGTACACCCACGGTGTCCTCGGCTCCGGTCAAGAGGTGCTCCGCTTCTTCCACGATCTCCTCGTCGGGCCCTACGGGCAGATCACCATGGCCCTCTCCTATTCCATCGCCCTCATCCTGCCCATCGTCAGCACCTTCTTCCTGGCCTTCGGGATCCTGGAGGATTCGGGGTATTTGCCGCGGCTCGCGGTGATGGTGAATCGCCTGTTCCGTTCGATGGGACTGAACGGCAAAGCGGTGCTGCCCATGGTCCTCGGACTCGGCTGCGACACCATGGCGACGCTGACGACGCGCATCCTGGAGACGCGCAAGGAGCGCATCCTGGTCACTCTGCTCCTGGCGCTCGCGGTGCCCTGCTCCGCCCAGCTCGGCGTCATCCTGGGGATGATGCGCTCGCTCTCCCTCGCGGCGACGCTGGTATGGGCCGGGTGCACGCTGCTCGTCCTCTTCCTGGTCGGCTGGACCGCCGCCCGCGTCGTGCCCGGGCGCGCTTCCGATTTCGTCCTGGAGCTGCCGCCAATCCGCCGGCCTCAGCTCTCCAACCTCGGGGTGAAGACCATGGCGCGCATCGAGTGGTATCTGCGCGAGGCGGTGCCGCTCTTCCTGTTCGGAACGCTGCTGCTCTTCGTCCTCCAGGCGATGCACGCTCTCCAAGTCATCGAGCGGCTCTCGGCGCCTCTCGTCGTTGGCATCCTGGGACTCCCCGAACGCGCTGCCGAGGCCTTCCTCATCGGCTTCCTGCGGCGGGACTACGGCGCCGCCGGCCTCTACGACATGGCCCGCGACGGGCAGATGGACAGCGTGCAGCTCGTGGTCTCCATGGTGACGATCACGCTCTTCGTCCCCTGCGTCGCCAACTTCCTCATCATGCTGAAGGAACGCGGCGTCCGCACGGCGCTCGTCATGGTGGCCTTCATCGTGCCCTTCGCTTTCGTGGTGGGAGGCGCGCTCAACCTGAGCCTGCGCGCCCTGGGGGTGCACTTCTGA
- a CDS encoding metal-dependent transcriptional regulator: MHPEFQAQPTDEILEQVWSRREVGDETLSGLLGAVTPEDGGEDTAALVQQLQREGFLRLEGDRVRLTESGEARARLIIRGHRLAKRLLCDVLALPALEAERTACLMEHVLHPVAANAVCALLGHPPRCPEGLPIPPGDCCRERDQRQFKPLVVPLPELERGRSGHIVFMTPDSQKRYERLGLFGVVPGTSIRLRQTQPSVVIDVDGTSLALDRDVAREIYVRRDT; this comes from the coding sequence ATGCATCCTGAGTTCCAAGCGCAACCCACCGACGAGATCCTCGAGCAGGTGTGGTCGCGACGCGAAGTGGGGGACGAGACGCTCTCGGGGTTGCTCGGCGCCGTGACGCCGGAGGACGGCGGCGAGGACACCGCGGCTCTGGTGCAACAACTGCAGCGCGAAGGGTTCCTGCGCCTGGAAGGCGACCGCGTCCGTCTCACCGAGAGCGGCGAAGCGCGCGCTCGACTCATTATCCGCGGCCACCGGTTGGCCAAGCGGCTCCTCTGCGACGTTCTCGCCCTGCCGGCCCTGGAGGCCGAGCGCACCGCCTGCCTCATGGAGCACGTGCTGCATCCGGTGGCGGCGAACGCGGTCTGCGCGCTCCTCGGGCACCCGCCGCGCTGTCCCGAGGGCCTGCCGATCCCGCCGGGGGATTGCTGCCGCGAGCGCGACCAGCGCCAGTTCAAACCGCTGGTGGTACCGCTGCCGGAGCTGGAGCGCGGCCGCAGCGGCCACATCGTCTTCATGACGCCGGACTCGCAGAAGCGCTACGAGCGCCTCGGCCTCTTCGGCGTCGTCCCGGGCACGAGCATCAGGCTGCGGCAGACGCAACCTTCCGTGGTCATCGACGTCGACGGCACGAGCCTCGCCCTCGACCGCGACGTGGCGCGGGAGATCTACGTCCGCCGCGATACTTGA
- a CDS encoding DUF1428 domain-containing protein translates to MAQYVDGYVLPVPKKKVQAYRRLAQKAGKIWREHGALEYRECIGEDLNVKGMASFPRQVKVRPGETVVFSWVVFKSRTHRDRVNAKVMKDPRLIKMATQAMPYVQPKRMLYGGFEVLVDA, encoded by the coding sequence GTGGCTCAGTACGTCGACGGTTATGTCCTGCCGGTGCCGAAGAAGAAGGTCCAAGCCTACCGCCGGCTGGCGCAGAAGGCCGGCAAGATCTGGCGCGAACACGGTGCCCTCGAGTACAGGGAATGCATCGGCGAGGACCTGAACGTGAAGGGCATGGCCTCGTTCCCCCGCCAGGTCAAGGTCAGGCCCGGCGAGACGGTGGTTTTCTCTTGGGTGGTGTTCAAGTCGCGGACGCACCGGGATCGCGTCAACGCCAAGGTGATGAAGGATCCGCGCCTGATCAAAATGGCGACGCAGGCGATGCCCTACGTGCAGCCGAAGCGCATGCTCTACGGCGGTTTCGAGGTCCTCGTCGACGCCTGA
- a CDS encoding response regulator transcription factor, translating to MGLGLAICRSLIQATWWPHRVHEQLWPRDDLLVHAPRRGKGESMSAAESTVFVVDDEPSVRKSLGRLLKAAGYRVEAFASARDFLQHDPDVGAGCLVLDVQMPELNGLELQRALTETDRPLPIIFITGHGDIPMSVRAMKGGAVDFLSKPFDAKDLLEAIARALETAQLQSKQRANSADVKRLLARLTPREHEVMLQVITGRPNKQIAATLGTSEKTVKVHRGRVMHKLEVQSVADLVRLCEKAGIRVP from the coding sequence ATGGGGCTTGGCCTGGCCATCTGCCGGTCGCTCATCCAGGCTACATGGTGGCCGCATCGGGTTCACGAACAACTCTGGCCGCGTGACGACCTTTTGGTGCATGCTCCCCGCCGTGGAAAAGGTGAGAGTATGAGTGCGGCAGAGTCGACCGTATTCGTCGTCGATGACGAGCCCTCGGTGCGCAAGAGCCTCGGCCGTCTCCTCAAGGCGGCCGGGTATCGCGTGGAAGCGTTCGCTTCTGCTCGTGATTTCCTGCAGCACGATCCCGACGTCGGAGCCGGTTGCCTGGTGCTCGACGTGCAGATGCCCGAACTGAACGGGCTGGAGCTGCAGCGAGCGCTCACGGAAACGGACCGCCCCCTGCCGATCATCTTCATCACCGGCCATGGCGACATTCCGATGAGCGTTCGTGCCATGAAGGGTGGCGCCGTTGATTTCCTTTCCAAGCCCTTCGACGCGAAGGATCTGCTCGAAGCAATCGCGCGGGCGCTCGAGACGGCCCAGCTGCAGTCGAAGCAGCGAGCCAACTCGGCCGACGTCAAACGCCTACTCGCGAGGCTCACGCCACGCGAGCACGAGGTCATGCTCCAGGTGATCACGGGCCGGCCCAACAAGCAAATCGCCGCGACGCTCGGCACCTCGGAGAAGACCGTCAAGGTGCATCGTGGCCGGGTGATGCACAAGCTGGAGGTGCAGTCCGTCGCCGACCTGGTGCGGCTGTGCGAGAAGGCAGGGATTCGCGTGCCGTGA
- a CDS encoding response regulator, translating to MSDRPIIVVIDGDTSIRRALTRLLRTAQMGVETYASSEEFLLRLDGRDPDCLVLDSDMPGITGTELRDRLAEMGHPIPVVCITATNGVDLTRRTTGPEVLHKPFNDKTLLDAIGRAIGKREAK from the coding sequence ATGAGTGATCGACCTATCATCGTGGTGATCGATGGCGACACGTCCATACGCAGGGCGCTGACGCGTTTGCTGCGAACCGCCCAAATGGGAGTGGAAACCTACGCTTCGAGTGAGGAGTTCCTTCTCAGGCTCGATGGCCGCGATCCGGACTGCCTGGTCTTGGATAGTGACATGCCAGGAATCACGGGCACGGAACTGCGCGATCGGCTCGCAGAGATGGGACACCCGATTCCCGTGGTCTGCATCACGGCGACGAACGGAGTGGACTTGACCCGTCGCACCACCGGGCCTGAAGTTCTCCACAAACCCTTCAACGACAAGACTCTGCTAGACGCCATCGGCCGTGCGATCGGCAAGCGCGAGGCGAAGTAG